One Glycine max cultivar Williams 82 chromosome 6, Glycine_max_v4.0, whole genome shotgun sequence DNA segment encodes these proteins:
- the LOC100784250 gene encoding endo-1,4-beta-xylanase 1-like, with protein sequence MENLQKINAENHSEKTTSKGCVSSEDESIIINPQFDDGLNNWSGRGCKIALHDSMGDGKILPKTGKVFASATERTQSWNGIQQEITGRVQRKLAYEVTAVVRIFGNNVTTSDVRATLYVQAPDLREQYIGIANVQATDKDWVQMQGKFLLNGSPSKVVVYLEGPAPGTDILVNTFVIKHADKTPPSTPPDCEGAAFGVNIIENSNLANGTNGWFPLGNCTLSVGTGSPRIIPPMARDSLGPHESLSGRYVLVTNRTQTWMGPAQMITEKLKLFLTYQVSAWVRIGNGSSGPQNVNVALSVDNQWVNGGQVEVADDRWHEIGGSFRIEKQPSKVMVYIQGPASGVDLMLAGLQIFAVDRHARFKYLRRQTDKIRKREIILKFSGLDSIGNLGTLVRVKQVQNDFPIGSCISRSNIDNEDFVDFFVKHFNWAVFGNELKWYWTEPQQGNLNYKDADEMLDLCQKNKIDTRGHCIFWDVDNTVQQWIKSLNKTDLMTAVQNRLNGLLTRYKGKFKHYDVNNEMLHGSFYQDRLGKDIRANMFKTAHQIDPSATLFVNDYHVEDGCDTRSSPEKYIQHILDLKEQGAPVSGIGIQGHIDSPVGPIVCSALDKMGTLGIPIWFTELDVSSTNEYVRADDLEVMLRESLAHPAIDGVMLWGFWELFMSRENSHLVNAEGELNEAGKRYLALKQEWLSHSHGYVDEQGQFSFRGFSGTYNVEVVTLAKKVTKTFVVDKGDSSLVVSIDL encoded by the exons ATGGAAAACTTGCAGAAGATCAATGCAGAAAACCACTCCGAG AAGACAACAAGCAAGGGATGTGTTTCCAGTGAAGATGAAAGCATCATAATAAACCCCCAGTTTGATGATGGCCTGAATAATTGGTCTGGAAGAGGCTGCAAGATTGCATTACATGATTCTATGGGAGATGGGAAAATTCTTCCGAAGACTGGTAAAGTATTTGCATCTGCAACAGAACGTACACAAAGCTGGAACGGAATTCAGCAGGAGATCACTGGAAGAGTGCAGCGGAAGCTTGCCTACGAGGTTACGGCTGTAGTTCGGATATTCGGGAACAATGTCACAACTTCTGATGTTAGGGCTACTTTGTATGTTCAAGCACCAGATCTTCGGGAGCAGTATATAGGAATTGCCAA TGTGCAGGCAACAGATAAAGATTGGGTTCAAATGCAGGGAAAGTTCCTTCTAAATGGTTCTCCATCAAAAGTAGTAGTTTATTTAGAAGGTCCCGCTCCAGGCACTGACATTCTTGTCAATACTTTTGTTATAAAACATGCAGATAAAACACCACCTTCAACTCCCCCGGATTGTGAG GGTGCTGCGTTTGGTGTTAATATAATTGAAAACAGTAATCTGGCCAATGGCACCAATGGGTGGTTTCCACTTGGTAATTGTACTTTGAGCGTTGGAACTGGTTCACCGCGTATCATTCCACCAATGGCAAGAGACTCTCTTGGACCTCATGAATCTTTAAGTGGGCGTTACGTCCTTGTAACCAACCGCACACAAACATGGATGGGTCCTGCTCAGATGATCACTGAGAAATTGAAACTCTTTTTAACTTATCAAGTATCTGCTTGGGTCCGAATTGGTAATGGATCAAGTGGGCCTCAAAATGTGAATGTTGCCCTTAGTGTTGACAACCAGTGGGTCAACGGAGGACAAGTTGAGGTTGCTGATGACAGGTGGCATGAAATTGGTGGGTCCTTTAGAATTGAAAAGCAGCCATCTAAGGTTATGGTTTATATTCAAGGTCCTGCTTCTGGTGTTGACTTAATGCTTGCTGGACTTCAAATTTTTGCTGTTGATAGACATGCAAGGTTTAAATATTTAAGGAGACAGACAGACAAG ATCCGTAAGCGGGAGATCATCCTAAAATTCTCTGGTCTGGATTCAATTGGAAATCTTGGAACCCTGGTGAGAGTTAAACAAGTACAAAACGATTTCCCCATTGGATCGTGCATTAGTAGAAGCAACATTGACAACGAAGATTTTGTTGACTTCTTTGTGAAACATTTTAACTGGGCTGTTTTCGGGAATGAGCTGAAGTGGTATTGGACTGAGCCACAACAAGGGAATCTGAATTACAAGGATGCCGATGAAATGTTAGACTTATGTCAGAAGAACAAGATAGACACTCGGGGTCATTGCATCTTCTGGGATGTGGACAACACCGTTCAACAATGGATCAAATCACTGAATAAAACTGATTTGATGACAGCTGTCCAAAACCGCTTAAATGGCTTATTAACTCGCTACAAGGGCAAGTTCAAGCACTATGATGTTAACAATGAAATGTTGCATGGTTCATTTTATCAAGATAGACTAGGCAAAGATATAAGGGCAAACATGTTCAAGACCGCACACCAAATAGATCCATCTGCTACCCTTTTTGTGAATGATTATCATGTTGAAGATGGATGTGACACAAGATCATCACCAGAAAAGTACATTCAACACATTCTTGATTTGAAAGAGCAAGGTGCCCCAGTTAGTGGAATAGGAATTCAAGGTCACATAGATAGCCCTGTGGGGCCCATTGTTTGTTCTGCCCTTGATAAAATGGGAACTCTTGGCATACCAATATGGTTCACTGAGCTTGATGTGTCTTCCACTAATGAATATGTGAGAGCTGATGATCTTGAAGTTATGCTGCGGGAATCTTTGGCACACCCTGCTATAGATGGTGTTATGCTCTGGGGAttttgggagttgtttatgaGTAGGGAAAATTCACACTTGGTGAATGCAGAAGGGGAACTCAACGAAGCTGGGAAAAGATACCTTGCTCTTAAACAAGAGTGGTTGTCTCACAGCCATGGTTATGTTGATGAGCAAGGGCAATTCAGCTTCAGAGGCTTCAGTGGAACATACAACGTTGAAGTTGTGACCTTAGCAAAGAAAGTTACCAAGACATTCGTTGTTGACAAGGGTGACTCATCTCTCGTGGTATCAATCGATTTATAA
- the LOC100786368 gene encoding zinc finger CCCH domain-containing protein — MIPNVEIPHWDADGGGPLSPFISSSSNADKCSLLFSSDHFRMFQFKVRICPRGRSHDWTECPYAHPAEKARRRDPRKYHYSGTACPDYQKGNCKRGDTCQFSHGVFECWLHPSRYRTHLCKDGTTCRRRVCFFAHTTEQLRLVVTDSSSSSFVSSPTSVLNSSSFSDSSPYSFVREIVNSTRNVKIEDSGLTRCVFGSPRGGFLSVNGCEEEPAMERVESGKDIRARIYAKLSRENTIGASDPDIGWVSELVK; from the coding sequence ATGATCCCAAACGTTGAAATCCCTCACTGGGACGCCGACGGAGGAGGACCACTCTCTCCGTtcatctcttcttcttccaatgCTGACAAGTGCTCATTATTATTCTCCTCCGACCATTTCCGAATGTTCCAGTTCAAGGTCCGGATCTGTCCACGTGGCAGGTCCCACGATTGGACGGAGTGTCCCTACGCCCACCCTGCCGAGAAGGCTCGCCGCCGTGACCCCCGCAAGTACCACTACTCCGGCACCGCCTGCCCCGATTACCAGAAGGGGAACTGCAAGAGGGGCGACACTTGTCAGTTCTCGCACGGCGTCTTCGAATGCTGGCTCCATCCTTCTCGCTACCGGACCCACCTCTGCAAAGACGGAACCACTTGCCGCCGCAGAGTCTGCTTCTTCGCTCACACCACCGAACAACTCCGCCTCGTAGTAACGGATTCATCATCGTCCTCCTTTGTTTCCTCTCCCACTTCGGTCCTCAACTCTTCGTCCTTCTCCGATTCTTCGCCGTACAGCTTCGTGCGCGAAATAGTTAACTCAACGCGGAATGTTAAAATCGAGGATTCGGGTTTGACCCGTTGCGTGTTTGGGTCGCCACGTGGCGGGTTTTTAAGTGTGAATGGGTGCGAGGAGGAGCCTGCTATGGAGAGGGTGGAATCTGGGAAAGACATTAGAGCGAGAATCTATGCCAAGCTTAGTAGGGAGAACACGATTGGAGCCTCTGACCCTGACATTGGATGGGTTTCGGAACTCGTCAAATGA